One Pristiophorus japonicus isolate sPriJap1 chromosome X, sPriJap1.hap1, whole genome shotgun sequence genomic region harbors:
- the LOC139240811 gene encoding tachykinin-3-like: MKSIIALAFLSILLKLCRGNHEGQLALDEVLPKGNPNVEKLPLLFLKRFYDGLSYDGFVGLMGRRMAGSKETPVAQKRDMHDFFVGLMGRRNMEFDEATTLNKDVPETKGPSTPIQCKLRLPLGDIILGNMG, encoded by the exons ATGAAAAGCATCATTGCTTTGGCCTTCCTTTCCATCTTGCTGAAACTGTGTCGGGGAAACCACGAGGGACAGTTGGCACTCGATGAAGTTCTGCCCAAG GGAAACCCCAATGTGGAGAAACTGCCCCTCCTCTTCCTGAAGCGTTTCTATGATGGTCTTTCCTATGACGGATTTGTGGGGTTGATGGGACGGAGAATGGCTG GTTCAAAGGAAACTCCTGTAGCTCAGAAAC GGGACATGCATGATTTCTTTGTTGGCCTGATGGGAAGACGAAACATGGAATTTG ATGAAGCAACCACTCTAAATAAAGATGTTCCAGAGACAAAAGGACCCAGCACTCCCATCCAATGCAAGCTGAG